The following coding sequences lie in one Streptomyces venezuelae genomic window:
- a CDS encoding response regulator: protein MRVDQGGRPLRVVLAEDSVLLREGLIGLLARCGHEVVAAVGDARALVTAVEEHAPDIVVTDVRMPPGFQDEGLHAAVRLRERRPALPVLVLSQYVQRSYAAELLDSGDGTGIGYLLKDRVGQVEEFVEALRKVADGGTVVDPEVVRQLLRRRRDPLEQLTPREREVLALIAEGKSNGAIARELVVSDAAVGKHIGNILTKLDLPQTDETHRRVLAVLTYLRA from the coding sequence TTGCGAGTTGACCAGGGCGGCCGACCGCTCCGCGTAGTACTTGCCGAGGACAGCGTGCTGCTGCGCGAGGGCCTCATCGGTCTGCTCGCCCGCTGCGGCCACGAGGTGGTGGCGGCCGTCGGGGACGCGCGGGCGCTGGTCACCGCGGTCGAGGAGCACGCCCCCGACATCGTGGTCACGGACGTACGCATGCCGCCCGGCTTCCAGGACGAGGGCCTGCACGCGGCGGTACGGCTGCGCGAGCGCCGCCCCGCGCTCCCGGTCCTGGTCCTCAGCCAGTACGTGCAGCGGTCGTACGCCGCCGAACTCCTGGACTCCGGCGACGGAACGGGCATCGGCTACCTCCTCAAGGACCGCGTCGGCCAGGTCGAGGAGTTCGTGGAGGCGCTGCGCAAGGTGGCGGACGGCGGGACGGTGGTCGACCCGGAGGTGGTCCGTCAGCTGCTGCGCCGCCGCCGCGACCCGCTGGAACAGCTCACCCCGCGCGAGCGAGAGGTGCTCGCGCTGATCGCCGAGGGCAAGTCGAACGGTGCGATAGCCAGGGAGCTGGTGGTGTCCGACGCGGCGGTCGGCAAGCACATCGGCAACATCCTGACGAAGCTGGACCTGCCGCAGACGGACGAGACGCACCGGCGGGTGCTCGCGGTGCTGACGTACTTGCGGGCGTGA
- a CDS encoding winged helix DNA-binding domain-containing protein: MTNTSASRPASPVLGARALNRATLDRQLLLRRSHDLSVREAVSHLVGLQAQNVKPPYYALAARLADFRPGELSALLDTRELVRIVTLRSTIHLHTAADALTLRPLVQDAREAELSGFRKGLGGVDLAELAEIARTAVEAEPRTMKQLREVLLVRWPDADPQSLAVAARCLLPLVQVTPRGLWRRSGQVALTTIGTWVGERVEGDGSLDAASGGGALDDAVLRYLGAFGPASVKDMQTWARLTRLRDVFERLRPRLRTFRDENGVELFDLPDAPRPDPDTPAPPRFLPEYDNLLLSHADRSRIIPAAYKGRTWKGNVPYCVFLLDGVLAGVWRLEEDRKSGAAVLTMEPFGRAPGRAQREELVREAEWMLTRIAETSSSYDIRFGSVIDGDG; the protein is encoded by the coding sequence ATGACGAACACGTCGGCCTCGCGCCCGGCAAGCCCTGTCCTGGGAGCCCGTGCCCTCAACCGTGCCACCCTCGACCGGCAGCTCCTCCTGCGCCGGTCCCACGATCTGTCGGTCCGTGAAGCCGTCAGCCATCTCGTCGGCCTCCAGGCGCAGAACGTCAAGCCGCCTTATTACGCCCTCGCCGCGCGCCTCGCGGATTTCCGTCCCGGCGAGCTCTCCGCGCTCCTCGACACACGCGAACTCGTACGTATCGTCACCCTGCGCTCCACCATCCACCTGCACACCGCCGCCGACGCACTCACTCTGCGGCCCCTTGTCCAGGACGCGCGTGAGGCGGAGTTGTCCGGGTTCCGGAAAGGGCTCGGCGGCGTCGATCTGGCGGAGCTCGCGGAGATCGCGCGTACGGCCGTCGAGGCCGAGCCGCGCACGATGAAGCAGCTGCGCGAGGTGCTGCTCGTGCGGTGGCCCGATGCCGACCCGCAGTCCCTCGCCGTCGCCGCCCGCTGTCTCCTGCCGCTCGTCCAGGTCACCCCGCGCGGGCTGTGGCGGCGCAGCGGGCAGGTCGCGCTCACCACGATCGGGACGTGGGTCGGGGAGCGGGTCGAGGGTGACGGTTCCTTGGACGCCGCGTCCGGTGGCGGGGCCCTCGACGACGCCGTCCTGCGCTACCTCGGCGCCTTCGGGCCCGCCTCCGTCAAGGACATGCAGACCTGGGCGCGGCTCACCCGGCTCCGGGACGTGTTCGAGCGGCTGCGGCCCCGGCTGCGTACGTTCCGCGACGAGAACGGCGTCGAGCTGTTCGACCTGCCCGACGCGCCTCGCCCCGACCCCGACACCCCCGCCCCGCCCCGCTTCCTCCCCGAGTACGACAACCTTCTCCTGTCGCACGCCGACCGGTCCCGTATCATCCCCGCCGCCTACAAAGGACGTACGTGGAAGGGGAATGTCCCTTACTGCGTCTTCCTGCTCGACGGGGTCCTCGCCGGAGTGTGGCGGCTTGAAGAGGACCGCAAGTCCGGGGCCGCCGTGCTCACCATGGAGCCGTTCGGGCGGGCGCCCGGACGCGCGCAGCGGGAGGAGTTGGTGCGGGAGGCGGAGTGGATGCTGACGCGTATCGCGGAGACGTCGTCCTCGTACGACATTCGTTTCGGGAGTGTCATCGATGGTGACGGGTGA
- a CDS encoding ABC transporter ATP-binding protein gives MRNDDAVRLRAVSRRFGSGGTAVTALDDVSLTFPRGTFTAVMGPSGSGKSTLLQCAAGLDRPTSGSVTVGGTELAGLSETRLTLLRRERIGFVFQAFNLLPSLTAEQNVALPLRLAGRRPKKAQVREVLRQVGLGDRARHRPTELSGGQQQRVALARALITRPDVLFGDEPTGALDSRTGREVLALLRGLVDREGQTVVMVTHDPVAEAHADRVIFLVDGRVNGELSGVDDSRLGEHSRRAAFAELIAARMTNLEAAPC, from the coding sequence ATGAGGAACGACGATGCCGTCCGATTGCGGGCCGTGTCACGGCGGTTCGGCTCCGGCGGTACGGCCGTCACCGCCCTCGACGACGTATCGCTCACGTTTCCCAGGGGGACGTTCACCGCCGTGATGGGACCGTCCGGGTCCGGCAAGTCGACCCTGCTGCAGTGCGCCGCGGGCCTGGACCGGCCCACGTCCGGGTCGGTCACCGTGGGCGGTACGGAGCTGGCCGGGCTGAGCGAGACCCGGCTGACGCTGCTGCGCCGCGAGCGCATCGGCTTCGTGTTCCAGGCGTTCAACCTGCTGCCCTCGCTGACCGCCGAGCAGAACGTGGCCCTGCCGCTGCGTCTCGCGGGGCGCCGGCCGAAGAAGGCGCAGGTGCGCGAGGTGCTCCGGCAGGTCGGACTCGGTGACCGGGCGCGGCACCGGCCGACGGAGCTGTCCGGCGGCCAGCAGCAGCGGGTGGCCCTCGCCCGCGCGCTGATCACCCGGCCCGACGTGCTGTTCGGCGACGAGCCGACCGGCGCGCTCGACTCACGGACCGGCCGCGAGGTGCTGGCCCTGCTGCGCGGCCTGGTCGACCGCGAGGGCCAGACGGTCGTCATGGTCACGCACGACCCGGTGGCCGAGGCCCACGCGGACCGTGTGATCTTCCTCGTCGACGGACGGGTGAACGGTGAGCTGAGCGGGGTCGATGACTCTCGCCTCGGCGAACACTCGCGCCGCGCCGCCTTCGCCGAACTCATCGCCGCCCGTATGACCAACCTGGAGGCGGCACCGTGCTGA
- a CDS encoding magnesium and cobalt transport protein CorA: MTERRARPDPNANANARKHTWRRATRPTAPPPPTPHSQQPAPDAPRPPHPPAAGIVEAALYRDGVRVATPASLADTFRELREQPDGMAWIGLARPTEAELLSLAAEFDLHELALEDAMEAHQRPKLERYGDTLFVVLRAARYLDAPEEVDFGELHVFVGPDFVITVRHSAAPDLSGVRRRLEETPDLLKLGPEAVLYAILDAVVDGYVPVVAGVQNDIDEIETEVFRGDPEVSRRIYELSREMVEFQRATRPLVSMLHSLMAGFAKYGTDEELQRYLRDVADHVTHTSERVDSFRQALADILTVNATLVTQQQNAEMRALAEAGFEQNEEIKKISSWAAILFAPTLVGTIYGMNFETMPELKWAAGYPFAILLMAVVCVSLYFIFKRRDWL; encoded by the coding sequence ATGACGGAACGCCGAGCCCGCCCCGACCCGAACGCGAACGCGAACGCCAGAAAGCACACATGGCGCCGCGCGACACGCCCCACCGCTCCCCCACCCCCGACACCCCACTCCCAGCAACCGGCACCGGACGCACCCCGGCCCCCGCATCCCCCCGCGGCCGGCATCGTCGAGGCGGCCCTGTACCGCGACGGCGTCCGTGTGGCGACGCCGGCCTCCCTGGCGGACACGTTCCGCGAGCTGCGCGAGCAGCCGGACGGCATGGCGTGGATCGGCCTGGCACGCCCGACGGAGGCGGAGCTCCTCTCCCTGGCCGCGGAATTCGACCTCCACGAGCTGGCCCTGGAAGACGCGATGGAGGCCCACCAACGCCCGAAGCTGGAGCGCTACGGCGACACGCTCTTCGTCGTCCTCCGCGCCGCCCGCTACCTCGACGCCCCCGAAGAGGTCGACTTCGGCGAACTGCACGTGTTCGTGGGCCCCGACTTCGTCATCACGGTCCGCCACAGCGCCGCCCCCGACCTGTCCGGCGTCCGCCGCCGCCTCGAAGAAACCCCCGACCTCCTCAAACTGGGCCCGGAGGCGGTGCTCTACGCGATCCTCGACGCGGTGGTCGACGGCTACGTCCCCGTGGTCGCCGGCGTCCAGAACGACATCGACGAGATCGAGACCGAGGTCTTCCGCGGCGACCCGGAGGTCTCCCGCCGCATCTACGAACTCTCCCGCGAAATGGTCGAGTTCCAACGCGCGACCCGCCCCCTGGTCAGCATGCTGCACTCCTTGATGGCCGGCTTCGCGAAGTACGGCACGGACGAGGAACTCCAGCGCTACCTACGGGACGTGGCCGACCACGTCACCCACACCAGCGAACGCGTCGACAGCTTCCGCCAGGCCCTGGCGGACATCCTCACGGTCAACGCGACCCTGGTGACCCAACAGCAGAACGCGGAAATGCGGGCACTGGCGGAAGCAGGTTTCGAACAGAACGAGGAGATCAAGAAGATCTCATCGTGGGCGGCCATCCTGTTCGCCCCCACCCTGGTCGGCACGATCTACGGCATGAACTTCGAGACGATGCCGGAACTGAAGTGGGCGGCGGGGTATCCCTTCGCGATCCTGCTGATGGCGGTGGTGTGCGTGAGTCTGTACTTCATCTTCAAGCGGCGGGACTGGTTGTAG
- a CDS encoding sensor histidine kinase codes for MSRPGFVLSAWPWRSAAYLLTGAVAGVLTLVVIVVVAAVCGALTLVVVGLPLLVVAALGGIPVAGMERRRLRLMHRAPAAGRHQVPPEPGLRSWLTTRLREHMTWRELGYALLFAVLLWPVDAAAVVVALFLPLSVVATPLLMATVGGGHEAKVLKQWTVTSWPTAYAVAVLGLLLLALCAYVLGAAAGARAGLTRLLLAPPEGELDAKVVELARSRARLVDAFESERRRIERDLHDGAQQRLVALSMTLGLARLDAPPGPLADQLAKAHGEAGAALAELRELIQDIYPKVLTDYGLEAAVADAADRCTVPVDVALRLPDRAPRSVESAAYFVVCEALANIEKHSGATRARISGGHRAGRLHLELHDDGRGGADPAAGSGLTGLADRVSVLDGRLALTSPPGGPTLLRVEFPCELTRAADRSA; via the coding sequence ATGTCCCGGCCCGGCTTCGTCCTGTCGGCCTGGCCCTGGCGCTCCGCCGCGTATCTGCTCACCGGCGCGGTGGCCGGCGTCCTCACCCTGGTGGTGATCGTGGTGGTGGCGGCGGTCTGCGGCGCGCTCACCCTCGTCGTGGTGGGGCTGCCGCTGCTCGTCGTGGCCGCGCTGGGCGGAATCCCGGTGGCGGGCATGGAACGGCGCAGGCTCCGCCTGATGCACCGCGCCCCGGCGGCGGGACGCCACCAGGTGCCGCCCGAGCCGGGTCTGCGCTCATGGCTGACGACGCGGCTGCGCGAACACATGACGTGGCGGGAGCTCGGGTACGCCCTGCTGTTCGCCGTGCTCCTGTGGCCGGTCGACGCCGCGGCGGTCGTGGTCGCCCTGTTCCTGCCGCTGTCGGTGGTCGCGACGCCGTTGCTGATGGCCACGGTCGGCGGGGGCCACGAGGCGAAGGTCCTGAAGCAGTGGACGGTGACCTCGTGGCCGACCGCGTACGCCGTCGCTGTCCTCGGCCTGCTCCTGCTGGCCCTCTGCGCGTACGTGCTCGGCGCCGCGGCGGGTGCCCGCGCCGGCCTGACCCGGCTCCTGCTCGCCCCGCCCGAGGGCGAGCTCGACGCCAAGGTCGTCGAACTGGCCCGCTCCCGCGCCCGGTTGGTGGACGCCTTCGAGTCCGAGCGGCGCCGCATCGAGCGCGATCTGCACGACGGCGCCCAGCAACGCCTCGTGGCCCTGTCCATGACCCTGGGCCTGGCCCGGCTCGACGCCCCGCCGGGCCCGCTGGCCGACCAGCTGGCCAAGGCGCACGGCGAGGCGGGGGCAGCGCTCGCGGAACTGCGCGAACTCATCCAGGACATCTACCCGAAGGTCCTCACCGACTACGGCCTCGAAGCCGCCGTCGCCGACGCCGCCGACCGCTGCACGGTCCCCGTCGACGTAGCTCTGCGACTGCCGGACCGGGCACCCCGGTCGGTCGAATCGGCGGCGTACTTCGTGGTCTGCGAGGCGCTCGCCAACATCGAGAAACACAGCGGGGCGACGCGCGCGCGGATATCCGGCGGGCATCGCGCCGGACGCCTCCACTTGGAGCTGCACGACGACGGTCGCGGCGGCGCGGACCCGGCGGCGGGCAGCGGCCTCACGGGCCTCGCGGACCGCGTGTCGGTCCTGGATGGCAGACTTGCCCTGACCAGCCCGCCGGGCGGCCCGACCCTGTTGCGTGTGGAGTTTCCTTGCGAGTTGACCAGGGCGGCCGACCGCTCCGCGTAG